The following nucleotide sequence is from Triticum dicoccoides isolate Atlit2015 ecotype Zavitan chromosome 7B, WEW_v2.0, whole genome shotgun sequence.
ttcctctagtggtgttatgtgaacgtcgactatatgacacttcaccactgtttgggcctaggggaaggcattgagaagtagtaagtagatgatgggttgctagagtgacagaagtttaaaccctaatttacgcgttgcttcgtaaggggctgatttggatccatatgtttcatgctatggttaggtttaccttaattcttctttcgtagttgcggatgcttgtgaggggggttaatcataaatgggatgcttgtccaaggaagggcagtacccaagcaccggtccatccacatatcaaattatcaaagtaacgaacgtgaatcatatgagcatgatgaaaactagcttgacagaaattcccatgtgtcctcaagagcgATTTGCTTtatgtaagagtttgtccaggcttgtcctttgctacaaaagggattgggacaccttgctgcaccttagttactttttattacttgttacccgttatgaattaccttatcacaaaactatctattaccgataatttcagtgcctgcagagaataccttactgaaaaccgcttgtcatttccttctgatcctcgttgggtttgacactcttacttatcaaaaggactacgatagatcctctatacttgttgTTCATcagaggggcagccgcccactcgaCGGTGCTGATCCGGGCGGCGAGGGAGCCCGGCAGGTAGGCGTCAATGCAGTGCAGGGCGGCGACGATCCGATGCAGGGATCACGATTGCCGTGTAGGGAGGCGTCGATGTAGTGCAGGTTTGGCGATGAAAggcagggagagggcgagggacacGATTAGGTTGAGTTTTCTTTTTTGAGTGTTGGTTATATGGTTAGATTAGCGTGATTTCAGGGGCTGCGGAGGCTGGTCATGGAGTTTCATATTTTCATCTGGTGGAGTACGGTCAATCTATGTAAACTGCTAAGCGCATACCAGATGTCGAATAAATTAATGATGGCTATTAGATGGGGTCGTTCGGGTTTCATCCTATGGTGTTGATGCGGGTGACGTGGCTGTGGACGTTTTGTGGGGTGCACTTAAGAAAGTTCTtgcttgattgtttaatagtagtggaaATAATATAGtcagtttcataattattcaccAAAGAAAATTAGTATGATGATACAATGCAAAATTAGCTCTTAGGATTGTTGGACAAAATATCTCCCGTGAAGTACCCATAAATTTAACATCGAGAAGACCACAAGATAACTTGTATGATGACTATAAGTGTTAATAGTTTTATAAAACTATTATcctttattttttttataaaactatcAAAATAATAATAACTGAATATTTATTAAAACCATTCTGACAGTATTAAAAAACCGCACCATACAGCCGAACCTAACACGTCCGATAAAAAAGGAATTAAACAATGTCCGATGCTAATATAAACCAAATGACAAAAAGGCTAGTGATAATTACGAAAAAAGAATGAACAACGCCCGGTGCTATATATTAGTATTACTTAattgttactccctctgtaaactaatataaaacatTTTAGATatttaaaatgtcttatattagtttacagagtagTACTTGACTAAAGAGCCATCGataaagaaagaaaaagggaagaaagaacTGGACACACCGACGCTctttgcctcgtgcctccctcttaCACCTCACACATCACCAAACCTTATCATTTCATTGTCTCCCCACTGCTCctagaaaatcaaaagaaaaataaaacgctAGCAAAAAGGCCGGCGCAGAGCGCCACCACCCACCACACAAACAGCCAGCCGCTGCCGTCCTCGGTCCTCCCGACGGCCGGCGATGGCGACCCTGggcgtgctactgctgctgctccggagGAACGCTCACCTTCGCTTCCGCCTCTTCCGCTACTGGGACTCCCCACCCGATGGGCACGCCTAGTTCCTTCGCGCCAACGCCTCCGCCATCGGCGCCCTCATTGGCAACCCCGATGCCGCATCGATGTGCCGCCGTCCTTCTCTGTGGGGACGGACTACGTCGACCTCCCAAGTACCGGGAGCGCCGCACCCGCGTCACCAACATCCCCAACTTCCTCACCGACGACGTTGCCGGCCTCGCCATCTTTGTGCCAAGGGAGACCGCGCAGGCTGACTGCTACATGCACGCCGGCTTGTGGAAGGCAAGAGGAACTACACAGTCACCACGCTGGTTGGTATCCGATGCTTTTGCCTTGACTTCTGTTCATATTTTTCCCTTAATATAAATGAAACTTAAATACAGTATATCTTAATCGATACTTTTAGTGGATACATGGTCGATGGCACAAGTTATTACTTACTGGTGAGACATCGCCTGTCGAGATGGCGAGGCTTCGCTTGGACATACACATACCTCTATGTAGCCCAAATCGTTAGGGTCAAATTCTTGCTGACGAGGACTGTGTACTCATACGCTCGCTCCTTGATTTTTGAAAGTTTGTTTGCTGGCGAAGTGTGTCATCATTTGCTTAATTAAAAGCAAAATATATGCTTCACATTTACACACTAAGACTATATTTTCAGTATGGTTTCTTGTGACTAACCTCCTTAACATCCTCGGATGTGATTCTTCCCTCAGCATTTTGTCAACCCTGAACAAAGTGCACCTATATATCAAGAGTGTAGGAAACCAAGAAAAAACATTTAGCAGGAGTGAACTACTAACATGTCGATGCATGTTTGGTGACGGTTGTCGAAACCCTGGTGATTGAGTTGCTCCCAGAGCTCTTTCAGCTCCACCTTGGTCAGCACTTCATTGTCCCTCTCTTCCTTGCCAGTGAATCGAACAACCTCGCCGTTGTCTCTGAACCAGGTGGTCTTTGTGGCCTTTGCTGCTTGAACCTTCTAAGCTCCCACTATTTGTGTTTGGGATAAGCGTTGCAGTGTCAGAATCAGTGGCTCACTTGGCAGCTTCAGTGTCAGACATGTCCTTATTTACCTACCTCTAGGACAACTTCTCCTCCCTACTCAAAGGAGAAGTTGGTCACTAACTGTCTTTTTCAGCGAATCAAAACTTGCTGCAGATGTGTCTCCACACATAGAAAGGTAAATAAAAATAGAAGTTACGATTGTACTTGTAATAACTTAAGATACATGAATAGAAATTACAAGAGAAGAGATCTCACTTTCTATTTTCCAACCGCTCNNNNNNNNNNNNNNNNNNNNNNNNNNNNNNNNNNNNNNNNNNNNNNNNNNNNNNNNNNNNNNNNNNNNNNNNNNNNNNNNNNNNNNNNNNNNNNNNNNNNNNNNNNNNNNNNNNNNNNNNNNNNNNNNNNNNNNNNNNNNNNNNNNNNNNNNNNNNNNNNNNNNNNNNNNNNNNNNNNNNNNNNNNNNNNNNNNNNNNNNNNNNNNNNNNNNNNNNNNNNNNNNNNNNNNNNNNNNNNNNNNNNNNNNNNNNNNNNNNNNNNNNNNNNNNNNNNNNNNNNNNNNNNNNNNNNNNNNNNNNNNNNNNNNNNNNNNNNNNNNNNNNNNNNNNNNNNNNNNNNNNCATCATCAACTGGAGTATAAACAAATTGGACCGAACCCCAAGTGGAGAAACAAACATACACTAACTAACAATCAAGTACATTTTTTTTACGTCAAAGGGAAAAATAGCAAAGTTTATACCTTAAACCCGAGAGAGACATCGAGCCCTAATTGGAACCGGGAGCAAAGAGAACCCTTAATTAATACTCCCTTTGTCTCAAAATATAAGGCAAAGGGAGTACAAACCAAGTTGTCTGGGACCTAAAAAGCATGAGGTAAAGCACCAACCAACAATGGCACTTGGCACTAGTCACTGGTGTCTACTCTACTCCTCCGAATGTGAATCGCTGGCCTTGCGACAAATGACACGGGGGAAATTGGTTAGTGCATGGTTGCACTTCAGCTATAGGAAACTTAAGGGAAAAACCCACGATATTCATATTTTTCTCTTTGAATCAGATCTATAGGTATTTTCCAAAAGAAACTTCGAAGAGAACAGAAACAACAGTAAAAAACTGTCGGCAATCTGGATCACGTATCCGAAAGAAACCCTGAAGAGAACTAACCAACATCTTTGATTGTGCAATCTGGATCACGTATTCTGCTGAGTTGGGGTATCTTAACCCTAGAAATTTGGATGTTAGGACCTGCATTCACCATTTTCCAACATAGAAAACCATTAATTAGAGATGTAAAACAAATGGCTTATAGTTTTTTGCTGTGCAATTGTTTATTTTTTAGAAACTATGTTCTCAAAATTCTAATCCTGAGTAGTGTTGCAACAGGTCAAAGGAAGAAGTCTAACCTGAAGAAGTGCAGGGAAGAATTACAACTGCATGTGGTCGGCTGGTTCAGGGGACGTTCAGGGTGGGCGCGGCGGCTCATATGCCGGGGCAGGCTCTTGGGCACTAGCGATCTCGCAGACGGATATTAGAAAAAAAGGTGAGTTTTTTTGCTGGTAAAAAAAGCAGGTGAGGTTGTATCTTGTCAGTTGGGTTTCCATTGGCTGTGGAAATCATACCTGGCGATCTGATGTGGCTGCCTGCAGCTTCAAAACTCGAGCGGATTGCTGCATAGTAGTCTTGTTCTAGCCTGGCCGATCGGTGAATATTTGATTGTAGGTGAaggaggggcggccgcccactcgaCGGTGCTGATAAGGGCGGCGAGGGAGCCCGGAAGGTAGGCGTCGATGCAGTGCAGGTCGACGACGATCCGATGCAGGGATCAAGGTCGCCGTGTAGGGAGGCGTCGATGCAGTGCAGGGTTGGCGATGAAAGGCAGGGAGAGGGCGAGGACGCGATTAGGTTGAGTTTTCTTTTTCGCGTGGTGGTTAGATGGTTAGATTAGTGTGATTTGAGGGGCTATGGAGGCTGGTCAGGGAGTTTCGTATTTTCATCTGATGGAGTACGGTTAGTCTATGTAAACTGCTAAGCGCACACAAGATCTCGAATAAATTAATGATGGTTGTTAGATGGGGTCGTTCGGGCTTCACCCTATGGTGTTGATGTCGGTTACGTGGTTGTGGACGTTTTGCAGGATGCACTTAAGAAAGTTCttctttgattgtttaatagtagtggagatAAAATAGtcagtttcataattattcaccAAAGAAAATTAGTATGATGATACAATGCAAAATATAGCTCTTAGGATTGTTGGACAAAGTATATCCCGTGAAGTACCCATAAATTTAACATCCAGAAGACCACAAGATAACTTGTATGATGACTATAAGTGTTAATAGTTTTATAAAACTATTAtcctttatttatttataaaactaTCAAAATAATAATGACTGAATATTTTTTTAAACCATTGTGACAGTATAAAAAACCCGCACCATACAGCCGAACCTAACACGTCCGATAAAAAAGGAATTAAACAATGTCCGATGCTAATATAAACCAAATGACAAAAATGGTAGTGATAATTATGAAAAAAGAATGAATAACGCCCGACGCTATATATTAGTATTACTTaattattactccctctgtaaacaaatataaaacgtTTTAgatatctaaaacatcttatattagttACAGAGTAGTACTTGACTAAAGAGCCATCGATAAAGAAAGAAAAGGGAAGAAAGAACTGGACACACCCGATGCTctttgcctcgtgcctccctcttaCACCTCACACATGACCAAACCTTATCCTTCCATTGTCTCCCCACCGCTCCTAGAAaagcaaaagaaaaataaaacgctAGCAGAAAGGACGGCGCGGAGCGCCAACACCCACCACACAACAGCCAGCCGCTGCCGTCCTCGGTGCTCCCGGCGGTCGGCGAAGGCAACCCTgggcatgctgctgctgctgctccggaggACCGCTCACCTGGAGCAGGAGCTCGACCTTCGCTTCCGCCTCTTCCGCTACTGGGACTGCCGTGCCAACGCGCATGCCTAGTTCGTTCACGCCAACGCCTCCGCCATCGGCACCGTCATTGGCAACCCCGATGTCGCATCGATGCACCGCCGTCCTTCTTTGTGGGGATGGACTGCGTCCACCTCCCAAGTACCGGGAGCGCCGAATCCGCGTCACCAACATCTCCAACTTCCTCACCGACGACGTTGCCGGCCTCGCCATCTCTGTGCCATCTAAGACCACACATGCTGACCGCTACATGCGCGCCGGCTTGTGGAAGGCAAGAGGGACTACACAGTGACCACGCGGGTTGGTATCCGATGCTTTTCCGTTGACTTCTGTTCATATTTGTTTCCTTAATATAAATGAAACTTAAATACAATATATCTTAATTGATACTTTTAGTGGATACATGGTCGATGTCACAAGTTATTACTTACTGGTGAGACATCGCCCGTCGACATGGCGAGGCTTCGCTCGGACATAcacatactgctacctcttgagcatgcgttggttttcctttgaagaggaaagggtgatgcagcaaagtagcataagtatttccctcagttttgagaatcaaggtatcaatccagtaggagatgacgcacaagtcaccgaatacctgcacaaataatcaagaatttgcaaccaaagcgataaaggggttgtcaatcccttcacggtcactcgcaaaagtgagatctggtagagataataaagtaaatatttttagtatttttggtttatagattggaaagtaaagattgcaaaataatagatcagaaactagcaagatgtaaacaagaTTTAATATAatgggaaaagagacccggggggcataggtttcactagtggtttctctcgagatagcatatattatggtgggtgaacaaattactgccaaacaattgatagaaaagcgcataattatgatgacatctaaggcaatgatcatgaacataggcatcacgtctgtgtcaagtagaccgcctcctgcctgcatctactactattactccacccatcgaccactatcaagcatgcatctagagtattaagttcataaagaacggagtaacgcattaagcaagatgacatgatgtagaggaattaactcaagcaatatgatgaaaactccatctcgttatcctcgatggcaacaatacaatacgtgccttgctgcccctactgtcactgggaaaggacaccgcaagattgaatacaaagctaagcacttctcccatggcaagaaagatcaatctagtaggccaaactaaaccgataattcgaagagacttgcaaagatatcaaatcatgcatataagaactcagagaagaaccaaataatatttatagataatcttgatcataaatccacaattcaatagatctcggcaaacacaccgcaaaagggtattacatcgaatagatctccgagaacatcgaggagaactttgtattgagaatcaaagagagagaagaagccatctagctaataactaatgacccaaaggtctgtggtaaactactcacacttcatcagagaggtaatagtgttgatgtagaagccctccatgatcgaatccccctcctacATGACGCCGaaaaaggcctcaagatgggatctcacaggtacagaaggttgcggcagtgaaaaacttgttttgtggctccccctgatgtttttatggtataagagtatatataggaaaaagaactaggtcggtggagctaccaggggcccaagagggtgggggcgcgccctcctgcctcatggcttccttgttacgtctccgacttcatctccaagtcttctggtttgctttcggtccaagaaagatcatcacgaaggtttcattccgtttggactccgttggtattccttttccgcaaaactctaaaataggcagaaAAAAGAAAgtagcactgggccctcggttaataggttatgcccaaaaataatataaaatagcttattaaagcccattaaacatccaaaacagataatataatagcatggcacaatcaaaaagtatagatatgttggagacgtatcaagcatccccaagcttaattcttgctcgtcctcgagtaggtaaatgataaaacagaatttttaatgtggaatgctacgtaacatatttatcaatgtaaaaaaaattttgtggcatgaatgttcagatctgaaagattcaagacaaaagtttaatattgacataaaaacaattatacttcaagcatactaactaagcaatcatgtcttctcaaaataacatggccaaagaaagttatccctacaaaatcatatagtctggctatgctctatcttcatcacacaaagtatttaatcatgcacaaccccgatgacaagccaagcaattgtttcatacttttgatgttctcaaactttttcaacttcacgcaatacatgagagtgagccatggatatagcactatggtggaatagaagggtggttgtggagaagacaaaaaggataagatagtctcacatcaactaggcgtatcaacgggctatggagatgctcatcaatagatatcaatgtgagtgagtagggattgccatgcaacggatgcactagagctataagtgtacgaaagctcaaaaagaaactaagtggatgtgcatccaacttgcttgcccacgaagacctaggacactttgaggaagcccatcatttgaatatacaagccaagttctataatgaaaaattcccactagtatatgaaagtgacaacatcgaagactctctatcataaaaatCATGGTgctctttgaagcaaaagtgtggaaaatgatagtagcattgccccttctctctttttctctcatttatttttattctatttttttatttgggccttttctttttttatggcctctttttttccttttatttttatttttctttcggagtctcatcccgacttgtgggggaatcatagtctccatcatccttccctcattgggacaatgctctaataatgaagatcatcacacttttatttacttacaactcaagaactacaactcgatacttagaacaaaatatgactctatgtgaatgcctccggcggtgtaccgggatgcgcaatgattcaatagtgacatgtatgaaaaagtatgaacgatggcttggccacaaatacgatatcaactacatgatcatgcaaagcaatatgataatgatggagcgtgtcataacaaacggaacggtggaaagttgcatggtaatatatctcggaatggctatgaaaatgtcataataggtaggtatggtggctgttttgaggaaggtataaggtgggtgtatagTATTAGTGaaggttgcgcgacacaagagaggctagcaatggtggaagggtgagagtgcgcataattcatggactcaacattagtcataaagaactcacatacttattgcaaaaatctattagttatcaaaactaaGTGATACGTgtgtgctcctaggggatagattggtaggaaaataccatcgctcgtccccgaccgccattcataaggaagagaatcaataaataaatcatgctccaacttcatcacataacggttcaccatacgtgcatgctacgggaatcacaaactttaacacaagtatctcttaaattcataactactctactagcatgactctaatattaccatcttcatatctcaaaacaatcataatgaatcaaACATcgtatagtattcaatgcactttacatgaaagtttctattatacccatcttggatgctgctacctcttgagcttgcgttggttttccttgaagaggaaagggtgatgcagcatagtagcgtaagtatttccctcagttttttagaaccaaggtatcaatccagtaggaggctcctcaaaagtcccaggcacctacacaaacaaacaagaacctcgcgaccaacgcgataaagggattgtcaatcccttcacggtaacttgcgaaagcgagatctgatagagataatatgataagataaatatttttggtatttttatgatatagattgggatgtaaaagatgcaaataaaagtagatgaaaaacttatatgataaaaagatagacccgggggccataggtttcactagtggcttctctcaagatagcataagtattacggtgggtgaacaaattactgtcgagcaattgatagaaaagtgtatagttatgagattatctaggcatgatcatgtatataggcatcatgtccgcaacaagtagaccgactcctgcctgcatctactactattactccacacatcgaccgactcctgcctgcatctagagtattaagttaatgaagaacagagtaacgcattaagaaagatgacatgctgtagagggataaactcatgcaatatgatataaaccccatatttttatccttgatggcaacaatacaatacgtgccttgctgcccctactgtcactgggaaaggacaccgcaagattgaactcaaagctaagcacttctcccatggcaagaaagatcaatctagtaggccaaaccaaactgataattcaaagagactcggaaagataaccaatcatacataaaggaattcagaggagattcaaatatttcccataggtaaacttgatcataaacccacaattcattggatctcgacaaacacaccacaaaaagagttacatcgaatatatctccaagaagaggaaggagaactttctattgagaatcaaagagagagaagaagccatctagctaataactatggacccgaaggtctgtggtaaactactcacaactcatcggagaggccctccatggtcgactccccctccggcggagcaccggcgaaggctccaagatgggatctcgcggatacagaaggttgcggcggtggaaatagtttttgtggtgctcctggatgttttcggggtatgtagatatatataggcgaaggaagtcggtcaggggagccacaaggggcccacaaggcaggggggcgcccacccttactgggcgtgccGGCCATCCTCGTGgccgcttcggctgcttcttgacatccactccaagtctcctggattgcgtttgttccaaaaagatcgctcccaaaggtttcattccatttggactccgtttgatattcctttccttcgatatactgaagtagggaaaaaaacagcaatttgggctgggcctccggtaagaaggttagtcccaaaaatgatataaaagtgtaaagtaaagcccataaacatccaaaataggtaatataatagcatggaacaataaaaaattatagatacgttggagacgtatcaagcatccccaagcttaattcctgctcgtccttgagtaggtaaatgataaaaacagaattttttgatgtggaatgctacctagcatatttctcaatgtatttctctttattgtggcatgaatgttcagatccaaatgattcaaaataaaaattcatattgacataagaaatagtaatacttcaagcatactaacaaagcaatcatgtcttctcaaaataacatggcattagaaggttcatccctacaaaatcatatagtttggctatgtttcattttcatcacacaaaatactcccatcaagaacaaccccggtttcagccaagcaattgtttcatactttttaacgcgcttcagcttttttcaactctcacacaatacatgagcgtgagccatggatatagcactatgggtggaatagaatatgattatggaggttgtgcggagaagacaaaaaggagaaagtctcatattgacaaggataatcaacgggctatggatatgcccatcaattgatgtcaacatgaggagtagggattgccatgcaacggatgcactagagctataaatgtatgaaagctcaacaaaagaaactaagtgggtgtgcatccaacttgcttgctcatgaagacctagggcattttgaggaagcccgtcattggaatatagaagccaagttctataatgaaaaacttcccactagtaaatgaaaatgacaacatagaagactttctatcataaagaccatggtgctatttcgagcacaagtgtggaaaaagatagtagcattgtccccNNNNNNNNNNNNNNNNNNNNNNNNNNNNNNNNNNNNNNNNNNNNNNNNNNNNNNNNNNNNNNNNNNNNNNNNNNNNNNNNNNNNNNNNNNNNNNNNNNNNNNNNNNNNNNNNNNNNNNNNNNNNNNNNNNNNNNNNNNNNNNNNNNNNNNNNNNNNNNNNNNNNNNNNNNNNNNNNNNNNNNNNNN
It contains:
- the LOC119341533 gene encoding uncharacterized protein LOC119341533 isoform X2 — encoded protein: MGTPSSFAPTPPPSAPSLATPMPHRCAAVLLCGDGLRRPPKYRERRTRVTNIPNFLTDDVAGLAIFVPRETAQADCYMHAGLWKARGTTQSPRWSKEEV
- the LOC119341533 gene encoding uncharacterized protein LOC119341533 isoform X1, with the translated sequence MGTPSSFAPTPPPSAPSLATPMPHRCAAVLLCGDGLRRPPKYRERRTRVTNIPNFLTDDVAGLAIFVPRETAQADCYMHAGLWKARGTTQSPRCVATGQRKKSNLKKCREELQLHVVGWFRGRSGWARRLICRGRLLGTSDLADGY